ATCCTTGTGTCACTCGACATGGTCCAACATATCCACCATAAGCTTTGCTACCATCTACGGATTGCTCAATCTTGTAACGACTTTTTTCTTATGTGATAATCGACTTTCAAGAAAGACAATTACATGTGGCAACCTCGTATGATTAAGTGAATAAGCATAATTACAGTTTTtttattggttaaaaaaaagaagaataatttgCAGTCAGACGAATCTGATTTTATGTTAAGACAAGCCATGGAACCAAAAAGCTAGGCTAAAACCCACAATACCACCTCCTTTCTTCCCTTAGCTGCCCCTTCTCTACCTCACTCTTCTCTTGTCAGAATCTTCAATTAATTATGGTCAAGACATCTCTCTTCAATGTCCAGGAAGTTCAAGTGTGGAAGCATTTCTTCTTCTCGTTGACGGTGTCCATCAGTCTACTTAGTGAGCGAATGCTAGTGTGGTCATAAGTTTTGCAGGGAGTgctaaaattttcataaagcTTGGTTCTTcccattggaaaaaaaatttgtttgtcCAACATGTGATGGTACccaaacattaaataaattaaataaaaacaatagcaTGACAAATTGTTATTCTCactcaattttcttttagttttacaGAGCTCTTGATAAAAACCATTGTATGCTAATGGGCTATGGAACTTTCTATTTTCTGCAGGTTGTGATGTTAACCCTCATTCTCATTTTTGCCATTGTCCACAGTGGCTTGGCTAGTCTCCGAGATGGGGGTGAAAAACTCATAGGAGAACGTGCTTTCCGTGTTCTGTTTGCAGGGACATCTCTACCGTTGGCTGTTAGTACTATTGTGAGTTCTCTATTTGAAGCACAGGAGCTTCTTCCCCAAAGTTAGCTTGATGTgttgccttttcttttgtttcattctttccTTATATCATTTTCGGCTTTGATGCAGGTGTATTTTATCAACCACAGATATGATGGACAACAATTATGGCAGCTCCAGAGTGTTCCTGGGCTTCACCAATTCGTGTGGCTCTCTTCttttatctctttctttttcctctatCCTTCGACCTTTAATTTGTTGGAGGTAGCGGCAGTTGAGAAGCctaaaatgcatctttgggagacTGGGATAATGAGAATCACGAGGCACCCACAGGTATAATAATTAAGACCCACCATCTTGCTTTCAATAAGGATGTGTTTACTAAGAATTGACAGACGAAGGGCATTGGGATAAATGCTGGTTTTATCTTTGGTCGTATTGACGGCCTACAATCAACTTCAACCTCTGATCCTACTCCTTCAATTAATAAGTCATTCAACCACTGCTTTCCATATGTTCACAAAATCACTATAAGGTGTTTTGAACAGAAAATATGTGTGATGGTGTTGGACAGAAGTAATTAAATCTGTTTCATTATAGAAGACGCCATTTTCCTTCATTTAGGGTGCTGAGAAAACTGAAATTGTTTTTACATCTCTAATGGACTGCCAACATAACAATACCGGAGACACCATCTCTCTTCATatgttccttttcttttttggtgttCAATGTGGGTCAATAGGCCTCAATGTAAGTTAACACCGCACACGTACACATGAATAGCAAAGCATAGCCGGCCATACGAACATTTTACTAACCAATTTAAggttttgtgtttattttcagATGGTTGGGCAGGTAGTCTGGTGCCTGGCTCACACTCTTTGGATCGGAAACTCGGTGGTTGTAGCTGCCTCTGTTGGATTGATTGGCCACCATCTATTTGGTGTTTGGAATGGGGATAGGAGGTTAGCTATACGGTATGGTGAGGCTTTCGAATCTGTGAAAAGGCGAACAAGTGTAATTCCATTTGCAGCGATTCTTGAAGGCCGTCAAAAGTTGCCAAAAGAATACTACAAAGAATTTATTCGAGTTCCATATTTGACAATCACAGCATTGACATTAGGTGCATATTTTGCACACCCACTTATGCAGGCAGCCAGTTTCGGTCTTCATTGGTAGGGTATAGATTCATTCATCTGCTGTTGCATCCGATGATACGCCATTTTCGTTTTTGGATTTGTATATAATCGATATACCAAAACACTTGCTTTTGTCCCGTGCACACACTACAAGTTCTACCATTCAGGAATAATGCATTTTTCATGCATGTCTACTTGTTTTTTggttgggggagagagagagagagagaacttgttTGAGGatttaaagagaaatatctGAACGAAAATTCCATAAAGAAAGACAAACATCCAGGACCATAACAAAGAGGACTTGCCTGAGGATTTAACACAAACTATAACTATGAGCtgtcttaaaattattttaataactaataaaataacaaaGCCATTTACTTGAAAGCCACAACAAGGAGTGGCTTTTGTATTAGGCATTTCATCAAACGGTCTACACTAGGTGAAGCCGACAATCAACCATTGCCAGAGGCGTTGGAGTCATCATCTGCCAAAAGGATTACCAGTTTGAAGTGCATAAGATAACACAACTTCAGATAAGAGAAGGGGAAAATTATATCAAGAAGAGAATGGGTACCGAAAAGTTGGCAGCGGGTATGGACTTAGGGGAAGGAAAACTATAGGAATTAAGAAGTCAAGGATGATGGACGACGGAAAAATGAGTATGGAATGCGTGGTAGTTTCACTATATAACAGAGTATCTCGATTACTTAAAATTCTTATATTAACAATAACTTTaaactgattaaaaaaatgataaatatgaaatttatataagaaaattaattttttaataatgatttttttttttaaaagtatgcTACGCTTGTAAACTCAtaactatatttaacattacttaATAGATGCAGATGGAAGGAAAATTACTCAtcaaaaatttgtattttagaaATATATCATAGTTGTAGCCACATGGCTCAACAATTCATACACAACATTTTGACAGATTTCTAGCGACACATTAATGGAATGATTGGTTTgatcaaagtaaaaaaatctaGGTAGTAAAAATGCCAAAATTACAGTTAAGGAATTAAAATGTGTAATTTAATGCTAATTTACCTATAAATTCAAGCTAGTGaattttgaaattatgaaaGTATATATACATTCATATGAGAAATGAATTTGGAACCCAAAGTGTGTCccgaaaatttttatttatttatatttttacttaatgattaagaaaatatttttttagtgatgttgtgaattatttttaaaaataacatttaagaaaatatatattaaaaaaaaaaaaaaactttctttgGGTGGATATTTGGGCTACATCCTTCGTTGGATGTAGCACTACCCATATTCACATAGAATTATCATATGAATAACATGTGAGGATGATGTATATACAAATTGACCCCTAACTGTTGTCTCTACCTTAGTCGCTGAATAtacactaatttatatattaaatgcaCGCAACTAATGTCAGAAGAATTGTGTGGTGAGCAAGAACGCAGGAGCTATCATGTTGGTGAGACATTGGACTAAATTCACTGTAATGTTGTACAGTACCTACGTTGATTACTCTGATGAAAAAGGTATGGACTTTTGGCAAGTAGGATGGGAAAAGGCCAAATAATCTGTAAACGTAGTGAGTGTGCTTTATTAGGTAAATATGCGACACTTTTTGTGTTCTTTGGTGAGCAGGGACCTCCACTGCTCAAGAGTGTGGAGACAGAGAGAGATCCCCATATTTTAGTGAGAGAATCTTGAGGCTGGAAGTTGCTTCAGTTATGATTGATTTTAGTGCTCGATCTCTGGGTATCTGATGCCCATCTCTCCTCCTCCTAAGCTAAGTGCGCGTGTTAAGAGAGAGGTtagtttttctttcactttcgtTTGTTTCCGTTCTCTACCGACAAATTTCATCCCGTTGATAATGTGTTTTGACTTCATTTCATGATTTCTGGTTCTGGGTTTTGTTCACGACCGTGATCCATTgctttgttgaatttttttaaagaaatataatgcgCACTGGCCAATTGCCGCCTGCTTATTTCAATTCTCTAACAATATTGCCTGATTCTCGAGGAATTTGATCCGATGGATTAAATGGTATGCATTTAAAGCTGCAAGTATTGTTTctgagagaaggggggggggggggggggggggggggggggggggggggggggggtgtttcaCTGGGCCAGTGTTTTCAAGAGTTTGAATCAGGTTTGAGAATCTACCGGCGCAATACTTCAATTCAAAGATATAATTTCAATTTAGAAGATTTTCATATTTCGTTTGGTTCTGAATTTTTTCTACGGTATAAGTGAAATGATACTTCTGACATTCCCATATGAATTAGAGTTTAACAAGCTATGCTTGGTGTTCATCAGAACATTTCGAGTCTCTACATTATTTGATTCAAGACATTAACAATGGCTTACAAGAGGTTTTCTTACGTACATGCCTTCTTAGGTTTGTGTTTAGGTCCTTCCTTCAATGAATAAGATTTTAATGTTGTATTTTGCAGAAATTGACGACAAAGaacaaaatcttaatttttttataagaataaaatcttaaaattaaaaatgaaatcatTACTTCAGACCGTGAAGGCCATTGGTGTTCAATGTTAGAGATGAAATGATTCATAGGCGAACATTCTGTGACTCATTACTTGACATGCTTTTATTATTGGTGAAACTGCCATTAATGCATTTTGAAGTGTTACAGTGATATGGTATAACTTCCTATTTTAAAGAGGTTATGTAGGTAAAATAAGATGATGTGAAGTCCATTGCTTAACATACTTATTCTGGTTAGGTGAGATTTTTTTATGTGGTCAATTTCTTGCATTGTCTAAATCGGGAAACTCATAACTAGGCTCCTAACAAGGATGATCTTGATGTTTATGATTGTTGTACCAAAATAAAAGATTGTAACAATTAAATTGATGAAGAGTGAGAGTTCTGAATTCTAATTCAATTTAGTGGAATAagtacttatttaaaaaaaaaaaatcattttagcaGAATAACACggtaaataaagaaattttcaCTGACATGAGTTAAAACGgtagtattaattataataggcatagcccaagtacacaagactGACATGAGTATTATTCTTGAAATATAAtcatcttttcttcttctttttttccaggGGTGGAGGTTTAGTACATCTTTTGGATGCTTTCACACTTATTCCTAATGATGTATTGTTTTAACACTTCAGTGCATTTACCAAAGTGTTTAATAAAGGTGCTTTAGAGAGTGATGTTCCTCAAGTcactgtaaaataaattttcgtGTCAAATTTTTACTTacgaaaaaatgaattttcattACATCATATTTCTGAAATAGGAATTTGAAGATAGAACGTTGGATATATTCTTCATGtgtattctctttctttttttatttaccaCAGCCTTAAGTTATGCTAAAAGTCTTGGTTTTCTTTCACAGTTGGAACAAAAGTTTTATGTGCTTGTCAGTTCATGGTGCACTGCTAGCCACTTGTTGTCTTCGCCATATAAGCACATTGGCCTCCTGAACTTCAGTTAAGTGAAATTTATTGAAGGCAAATGGTACAATAATCTGAAGTGCAACTTGCTTGTTTGAATCCATAGATTCTTTTAATTCAATGGGAAAGGAAAATGTGTCACATACAATGAAGGATGGAGTCAGCAATGAGGATTGCTCTTCTATCGAGAGTGAAGAATTGGAGTCTCACCCACGTCATAGTTTTGATAAGGAGGCAGGCCTGCCAAGTTGTCGTGTGTGCCAATGTACTGAATCTGACAAAATGGGGGATGCTGTTTTAGGATTTTTGGGCATCTCTCTTCCATCACAAGATGCTAGTAAAAGCTATGGGGAGGTTCAGCCTGATAGAATGGAAGTAATCaaagatattgaaaataaattttctctaAAAAAGAATGGTGGAAGAGAACGTGGGCTTGTGGAGTTTATTGGCCCGGATGGGGAGGTTTTCATTTGTAATACAGATTTGGAGATGGGTTCATGTCACCACCAAGACACATTGGTAGAGCTTGGCTGTTCTTGCAAAAATGACCTTGCTTTAGTACACTATGCGTGTGCTTTAAAATGGTTTGTTAACCATGGATCTACCGTTTGTGAAATCTGTGGATGTGTTGCAAAAAATATTAGAACTGCAGACTTCAAAAAGGTTGTGGGTTCTTTAAAGGAATTTGAAGCATTGAGAGAAAGGACTGCTAGTGGAGAACCCAGTCCTGCACCATTGCGTACAAATCAAGGTGTAGATCCCGATGCTGTTGCTGCCATCCGAAGGCAACGGCTTAGTGAGATTTCGTTGTGGTTTATTCCACATAATAATGGTAACTATAATAATTCTGCTGCAGTTTCACAGGTTGTTTCTGAACAACCTTTTAATACTGTCTCAGAATATGTTGTCCCTGATGAAAATCCTGCAACCAAGTGGGCCGTGGAAGGTACTGGGATTCTGCTTGCTACAGGACTTCTTACTGTTACTCTTGCATGGCTCATTGCACCTCGTGTTGGGAAGGTACATTCTTCTTCCTAAGCATTGGGAAGGTATGGTAGATTAAGCATTCTTTTAGTGTATTAAGACAGTGCAGACAGGCAACTTTGCATTGGCAtgaaaattcaattagtttggTTTTTAGCTCATCTTATGTGTAAAGGTATTTAACTCTTTTGGTTTGCACTAGAATACATGCACAAGTATAGGCAACTTGTGCCATTCAAGAAGATCATGACAGATGATGAAAATGATAGGAAATAGACAGAATATCATTCCCCCACCCCTCTCCCCAACGCCCCACTttttgataaagaaaagaatagTTTCTCTGTCTATAACTGTGTATTTGTGCATTATCATGTTAATTCCTAGTCCTGCTGTTGGCCCGGGGTTGCCACATGCTACTGACTTGACAAATCTTGTGCCAACTATCATTTTCTGTCTGATAGTTTACTGTGAATTCGATGTCCTCTCTTTACTCCTCAATTGGCAGAATTTCTTTTAAGTATCAAATGGTATGTTTGATACTTATCAAAAATGGTATGTTTGGCGATTATCTTCAAGACAAAAACATACATTAAGACCACATTTGGTTTTCCTCTCAGGCGCACTAGAATTTACTCTCCAGCCTAGGagagatctagagagagagagagagaacattaggtgtaaggagaagaagatgcttaaacttttttttttttttcttctccttaatTTCCCTCCACTTTCTTTTTATATCCAAAAAAGTGAACAATTGTTTGCTCTTCTTTTCTTCAGTATATTTCGTCTTGATAACGTACCAAATGGAGTgtaatataattgattgtataacCACTTTTATGAAGAAGTCATACCGGATCCATGTCCAGAAGATATGGAATCAATATGTTTACTTGTATAACCAAATGGAGTGTAATACATTTTACTCGCatgcatttttttcaaattacctACATGCTTATTGATAAGGAGGAATCCATGTCCAGAAGATATGGAATCAATATGTTTAACATCTGCCCCTAAAACTCAATATGCCTCAAAGGATAAATATGAAGCTCGGATCCCAAGTGTCAGAATCTCACATTGGTGGGGAACTTCATAAGAGCCATGATTTGAAGCTCTAAAGGAATTGTCTAGCATCCAAACCCTATAGAATAAATGGTGAAAAAAATACCCCAAGTGATTAAGGCTGCTCCTATATGTTTCGTTGCTCATCAAACACGTCATTGTGTGTTATTTTGATTTTGCAGTCTTATTTTAACGAAAGAGCATGGTAGGCCCATAAAGAGTGACTCCAATATCTTTTAACCATTTGCAACAAAATAATCTTTTGTGGATATAAGCAAGAGCTCTTTACCCTGCTTCAATAAAGACACTCGCTGCTCGCTTTAGTGTTAACCATTAGCATATGGTCATACTACTGCTAAAGTACCCTGCATGTATGTGTTCATACAAAATGAACCTTTGCATGGTTTTCTTTGGGGAGAATTCTTGCATCAGTTTTGTGAGCTTTTGAGTCTAGAGGAACTAGAATATTAACAACTTTATGAGCTGGATGGCTCCTCCTGGACATCAGTTTTGTGAAGTATATCTCAAGTGCTGGAATGCATGTCTTTCTTGGCTTCATTATGTTTTTTCTGGTTTATTAGTGATGAGCTAATGTCTTAACTTTGTGTGCTTTGATGATTAAGGAGTTGAGGGTGGAATTTATATAATGCAGCATTGGTGCATTTTTGCTTTCCTATGTGTGACCCATGGCAAGAGAACGTGTAAAATAGTCAATGAAACTAGGAATCTGACCATATAGACTGCTAAAAATTTTGATCAGAaggtacttatcaaaaaaaactattttgatCAGAAGGTGTTGCTTTCAACTCAAAAGAAAATGCTTCCACATTGGTTTTGAGATTGCTTCTTGTGTTTATCATTTAAATCaccatgtcttttttttttttttccttttcttttttatgagtaaGTCACAATGTCTTTATTTTACGCTTTATTTGATAGATTCCACTTGTGCAGAAAACTGCCAGGAGCGGCCTTCATATTCTCCTGGGAGGCATTTGTGCTCTAACAATTGTGGTTTTCTTTCGCTTTGTAAGTGGATTACTATTTGTGAACATTCTTCTCGTCCTCCATTTACTATGATCATTTGCATTTGGTTTAATGTATTGACAGATGTTTGACTTTCTTGATGAGCAATGGGTACTAGAATACATTAGATTATAGAACTCCGATCCTCTATCACTATGGTGCTGTTCAAAGGTGTTA
This is a stretch of genomic DNA from Carya illinoinensis cultivar Pawnee chromosome 3, C.illinoinensisPawnee_v1, whole genome shotgun sequence. It encodes these proteins:
- the LOC122303333 gene encoding uncharacterized protein LOC122303333 isoform X1; this translates as MGKENVSHTMKDGVSNEDCSSIESEELESHPRHSFDKEAGLPSCRVCQCTESDKMGDAVLGFLGISLPSQDASKSYGEVQPDRMEVIKDIENKFSLKKNGGRERGLVEFIGPDGEVFICNTDLEMGSCHHQDTLVELGCSCKNDLALVHYACALKWFVNHGSTVCEICGCVAKNIRTADFKKVVGSLKEFEALRERTASGEPSPAPLRTNQGVDPDAVAAIRRQRLSEISLWFIPHNNGNYNNSAAVSQVVSEQPFNTVSEYVVPDENPATKWAVEGTGILLATGLLTVTLAWLIAPRVGKIPLVQKTARSGLHILLGGICALTIVVFFRFFVLTRIKYGPARYWAILFVFWFLVFGIWASRTHGTHSA
- the LOC122303333 gene encoding uncharacterized protein LOC122303333 isoform X5, translating into MGKENVSHTMKDGVSNEDCSSIESEELESHPRHSFDKEAGLPSCRVCQCTESDKMGDAVLGFLGISLPSQDASKSYGEVQPDRMEVIKDIENKFSLKKNGGRERGLVEFIGPDGEVFICNTDLEMGSCHHQDTLVELGCSCKNDLALVHYACALKWFVNHGSTVCEICGCVAKNIRTADFKKVVGSLKEFEALRERTASGEPSPAPLRTNQGVDPDAVAAIRRQRLSEISLWFIPHNNGNYNNSAAVSQVVSEQPFNTVSEYVVPDENPATKWAVEGTGILLATGLLTVTLAWLIAPRVGKFVLTRIKYGPARYWAILFVFWFLVFGIWASRTHGTHSA
- the LOC122303333 gene encoding uncharacterized protein LOC122303333 isoform X7, coding for MGKENVSHTMKDGVSNEDCSSIESEELESHPRHSFDKEAGLPSCRVCQCTESDKMGDAVLGFLGISLPSQDASKSYGEVQPDRMEVIKDIENKFSLKKNGGRERGLVEFIGPDGEVFICNTDLEMGSCHHQDTLVELGCSCKNDLALVHYACALKWFVNHGSTVCEICGCVAKNIRTADFKKVVGSLKEFEALRERTASGEPSPAPLRTNQEYVVPDENPATKWAVEGTGILLATGLLTVTLAWLIAPRVGKKTARSGLHILLGGICALTIVVFFRFFVLTRIKYGPARYWAILFVFWFLVFGIWASRTHGTHSA
- the LOC122303333 gene encoding uncharacterized protein LOC122303333 isoform X3 translates to MGKENVSHTMKDGVSNEDCSSIESEELESHPRHSFDKEAGLPSCRVCQCTESDKMGDAVLGFLGISLPSQDASKSYGEVQPDRMEVIKDIENKFSLKKNGGRERGLVEFIGPDGEVFICNTDLEMGSCHHQDTLVELGCSCKNDLALVHYACALKWFVNHGSTVCEICGCVAKNIRTADFKKVVGSLKEFEALRERTASGEPSPAPLRTNQGVDPDAVAAIRRQRLSEISLWFIPHNNEYVVPDENPATKWAVEGTGILLATGLLTVTLAWLIAPRVGKIPLVQKTARSGLHILLGGICALTIVVFFRFFVLTRIKYGPARYWAILFVFWFLVFGIWASRTHGTHSA
- the LOC122303331 gene encoding 15-cis-zeta-carotene isomerase, chloroplastic, producing the protein MGVPTAEVLIPKHFLLSVAPPKTILKSTENPKSTGESATPFRCSSLWVFSPIYFPLSLHHSVAMATTLVFSNPYSPLPHRPFGNKRSTHLLRRPASTLKTLLIPSFKESFHSSLFASNSLPLFTRRFQLAVRISTGDTETKKSSDDDDESSPVLLMGEDSASFDLAQQKISSWIYFSLILGVVLFVLDFVWIDNSTGLGKAFVDAVSGLSGSHEVVMLTLILIFAIVHSGLASLRDGGEKLIGERAFRVLFAGTSLPLAVSTIVYFINHRYDGQQLWQLQSVPGLHQFVWLSSFISFFFLYPSTFNLLEVAAVEKPKMHLWETGIMRITRHPQMVGQVVWCLAHTLWIGNSVVVAASVGLIGHHLFGVWNGDRRLAIRYGEAFESVKRRTSVIPFAAILEGRQKLPKEYYKEFIRVPYLTITALTLGAYFAHPLMQAASFGLHW
- the LOC122303333 gene encoding uncharacterized protein LOC122303333 isoform X2 encodes the protein MGKENVSHTMKDGVSNEDCSSIESEELESHPRHSFDKEAGLPSCRVCQCTESDKMGDAVLGFLGISLPSQDASKSYGEVQPDRMEVIKDIENKFSLKKNGGRERGLVEFIGPDGEVFICNTDLEMGSCHHQDTLVELGCSCKNDLALVHYACALKWFVNHGSTVCEICGCVAKNIRTADFKKVVGSLKEFEALRERTASGEPSPAPLRTNQGVDPDAVAAIRRQRLSEISLWFIPHNNGNYNNSAAVSQVVSEQPFNTVSEYVVPDENPATKWAVEGTGILLATGLLTVTLAWLIAPRVGKKTARSGLHILLGGICALTIVVFFRFFVLTRIKYGPARYWAILFVFWFLVFGIWASRTHGTHSA
- the LOC122303333 gene encoding uncharacterized protein LOC122303333 isoform X4, with product MGKENVSHTMKDGVSNEDCSSIESEELESHPRHSFDKEAGLPSCRVCQCTESDKMGDAVLGFLGISLPSQDASKSYGEVQPDRMEVIKDIENKFSLKKNGGRERGLVEFIGPDGEVFICNTDLEMGSCHHQDTLVELGCSCKNDLALVHYACALKWFVNHGSTVCEICGCVAKNIRTADFKKVVGSLKEFEALRERTASGEPSPAPLRTNQGVDPDAVAAIRRQRLSEISLWFIPHNNEYVVPDENPATKWAVEGTGILLATGLLTVTLAWLIAPRVGKKTARSGLHILLGGICALTIVVFFRFFVLTRIKYGPARYWAILFVFWFLVFGIWASRTHGTHSA
- the LOC122303333 gene encoding uncharacterized protein LOC122303333 isoform X6 — translated: MGKENVSHTMKDGVSNEDCSSIESEELESHPRHSFDKEAGLPSCRVCQCTESDKMGDAVLGFLGISLPSQDASKSYGEVQPDRMEVIKDIENKFSLKKNGGRERGLVEFIGPDGEVFICNTDLEMGSCHHQDTLVELGCSCKNDLALVHYACALKWFVNHGSTVCEICGCVAKNIRTADFKKVVGSLKEFEALRERTASGEPSPAPLRTNQEYVVPDENPATKWAVEGTGILLATGLLTVTLAWLIAPRVGKIPLVQKTARSGLHILLGGICALTIVVFFRFFVLTRIKYGPARYWAILFVFWFLVFGIWASRTHGTHSA